One window from the genome of Nitrospira defluvii encodes:
- the ada gene encoding bifunctional DNA-binding transcriptional regulator/O6-methylguanine-DNA methyltransferase Ada: MSPPAERPGPPALSWERCWAALLARDCAMDGRVYYSVRTTGVYCRPSCPSRRPRPEHVQFYASGEEAEQAGFRPCRRCRPELPSAVEPHLESMVEICRLIEQSDHMPSLAELARRARLSASHFHRLFTSVVGLTPRAYAAAQRAKRLRLELERGRPVTAAMFDAGFESSGRFYAVSHALLGMTPSRYRAGGTQTDLWFAVGHCSLGAIVVAQSLRGVCAILLGDDPEHLVRDLQARFPRAHLIGGDAAFERVVSIVVGFIEEPQRGLSLPLDIRGTVFQQLVWNALQRIPVGSTATYREIARRIGRPASVRAVGKACGANPLAVAIPCHRVIRQDGDPAGYRWGVERKRVLLAREAERSGQVAGSCSTSADQPPDGLA, encoded by the coding sequence ATGTCTCCTCCGGCAGAACGGCCCGGCCCGCCCGCCTTGTCGTGGGAGCGGTGCTGGGCGGCGCTGTTGGCCCGTGACTGCGCCATGGATGGACGCGTCTATTACTCGGTACGGACAACCGGCGTGTATTGTCGGCCATCCTGTCCCTCACGTCGGCCGCGGCCTGAGCATGTCCAGTTTTATGCGAGCGGCGAGGAAGCGGAACAGGCGGGATTCCGGCCCTGCCGACGCTGCCGACCCGAGCTGCCTTCTGCAGTCGAGCCGCATCTGGAGAGCATGGTGGAGATCTGCCGACTGATTGAGCAGTCCGACCACATGCCGTCTCTCGCTGAGCTGGCCAGGCGAGCGCGGTTGAGTGCTTCCCATTTTCATCGGCTGTTCACGTCGGTGGTCGGGCTGACGCCGAGGGCCTATGCCGCGGCACAGCGGGCGAAACGCCTGCGGTTGGAATTGGAGCGGGGGCGCCCGGTGACTGCAGCCATGTTTGACGCCGGCTTTGAGTCCAGCGGCCGGTTCTATGCCGTGTCTCATGCACTGCTGGGCATGACTCCTTCCCGATACCGTGCCGGCGGCACGCAGACCGATCTGTGGTTTGCCGTGGGCCACTGTTCGCTGGGCGCCATCGTGGTCGCCCAAAGTCTGCGGGGGGTCTGTGCCATTCTTCTGGGTGATGATCCGGAGCACCTGGTGCGGGATCTTCAGGCTCGTTTTCCCCGTGCGCACCTGATCGGCGGGGATGCCGCGTTCGAACGGGTGGTGTCGATTGTCGTGGGGTTTATCGAAGAGCCGCAGCGTGGGCTGAGCCTCCCGCTAGACATCCGGGGCACGGTCTTTCAGCAACTGGTTTGGAATGCGCTGCAGCGAATCCCTGTCGGATCGACGGCGACCTATCGTGAGATCGCCCGTCGCATCGGCAGGCCGGCGTCGGTGCGAGCGGTCGGGAAGGCCTGCGGGGCGAATCCTCTGGCCGTTGCGATCCCCTGTCATCGAGTCATCCGTCAGGACGGTGACCCGGCGGGGTATCGCTGGGGCGTCGAACGGAAACGTGTCTTGCTTGCCCGGGAAGCCGAGCGCAGCGGGCAGGTGGCCGGATCTTGCTCCACATCTGCAGATCAGCCACCAGACGGCCTTGCCTGA
- a CDS encoding SGNH/GDSL hydrolase family protein, with product MSKRLAMVTAAGVFMLLLLGLLLALGEVVIRSVHLLRDGIPFFESNAGGRVGPITLDSDLGWKATEHYQEALVEKTYGGALYQVRRSQAQYGFRRYGDVNARRPKMLVIGDSFTHATAVSDDRTYHALLSSLLDVEVFAYGAGGYGTLQEFLILDRYFDTIRPDVILWQYCVNDFINNDNELERLSRLNNNGWVRPYWRDGTIQLLSPKESSIQVRDWINHHSRFLYFIVTRLDRLRAISTRDTVEVDIEAEGLRHPGFARSVRITDELMGRVRARVGTRPIMAFNCAQAEPYNQAFRDISTHHGITYWEDVAPVVQAAADRGEDVYAADGGHWNERGHELAARALADHIRTELTRTSPRP from the coding sequence ATGAGCAAGAGACTCGCGATGGTGACCGCGGCAGGCGTCTTCATGCTTCTGCTCCTGGGCTTACTCCTGGCGCTGGGGGAAGTGGTGATTCGCTCCGTGCATCTCCTGCGGGACGGGATCCCCTTCTTTGAAAGCAACGCCGGCGGCAGAGTTGGCCCGATTACGCTGGACTCAGACTTGGGATGGAAGGCCACCGAGCACTATCAAGAAGCGTTGGTGGAGAAAACCTACGGCGGCGCGCTCTACCAGGTCCGGCGTTCCCAAGCCCAGTACGGATTTCGCCGTTATGGGGATGTGAACGCCCGTCGCCCCAAGATGCTGGTCATCGGTGATTCTTTCACCCATGCCACCGCCGTCTCTGACGATCGGACTTATCATGCACTCCTGTCCTCTCTGCTTGACGTCGAAGTCTTCGCCTATGGAGCCGGTGGGTACGGCACGCTGCAGGAGTTTCTCATCCTTGATCGGTACTTCGACACCATTCGACCCGATGTGATCCTCTGGCAATACTGCGTCAATGACTTCATCAATAACGATAATGAACTCGAACGCCTCAGCCGCCTCAACAACAACGGCTGGGTCCGGCCCTACTGGCGCGACGGGACGATTCAGCTGTTGTCGCCGAAGGAATCCTCCATTCAGGTCCGGGATTGGATCAACCATCACAGCCGTTTTTTGTACTTCATCGTCACCAGGCTCGACCGACTCCGCGCCATTAGCACGCGAGACACGGTCGAGGTGGATATTGAAGCCGAGGGCCTGCGTCACCCCGGGTTTGCCCGCTCGGTGCGCATCACAGATGAGTTGATGGGGCGGGTGCGGGCACGCGTCGGCACGCGCCCGATCATGGCGTTTAACTGTGCGCAGGCCGAACCGTACAATCAAGCGTTCCGCGACATCTCCACGCACCACGGTATTACGTATTGGGAAGACGTGGCCCCCGTGGTTCAGGCGGCGGCAGACCGAGGCGAAGATGTGTATGCGGCAGACGGCGGCCACTGGAATGAGCGCGGGCATGAACTGGCGGCCCGGGCGCTCGCGGATCACATACGAACGGAACTTACCCGCACGTCTCCTCGACCATAA
- a CDS encoding cytochrome ubiquinol oxidase subunit I: MDNALLYDRLQFAVTATFHYLYPQLTMGLALLLLYLRSRDLLSGGDHFHDAAHFWTGIFALTFAFGVVTGIPLEFQFGTNWAAFSDYAGGVIGQMLAMEGVFAFFLESSFLGVLLFGATRVSRRVLWLTTLMLFVGAWLSGYFILATSAWMQHPVVYRVTADGRVTVEQLWDLLTNPWLVWQFSHNMTASVLTAASVMAAVGAFYQLAGQYLAHARTYLRTAVIAGALASVLVITPTGHESARQVFEFQPIKGAAFEGLFRSERGADIVLLGQPNVETMTIDNPLVLPSALSVLLYADLYAKVQGLDAFPRHEWPGQIALLYYAYHIMVGLGTWLVVVMGAALFWLGRGRLWTSRWLLWLLLRTAPVSYVATTAGWMTAELGRQPWLVYGLFRTAEGLSPLVQSGNALFTLLSFLGLYLGLGLLFVMLFIELIRRGPTGPMHASVQAGS, translated from the coding sequence ATGGACAATGCATTGCTCTATGACCGGCTGCAATTTGCCGTCACGGCCACGTTTCACTATCTCTATCCGCAACTCACTATGGGCCTCGCGCTGTTATTGTTGTATCTGCGCAGTAGGGACCTTCTGAGTGGCGGCGATCATTTTCACGATGCGGCGCACTTCTGGACGGGCATCTTTGCGTTGACCTTTGCCTTCGGCGTGGTCACGGGCATTCCACTGGAATTTCAATTCGGGACCAACTGGGCTGCCTTCTCCGATTATGCCGGGGGTGTCATCGGGCAGATGCTGGCGATGGAAGGGGTGTTTGCGTTTTTCCTGGAGTCCTCATTCCTCGGCGTTCTCTTGTTCGGAGCCACGCGAGTCAGTCGGCGCGTGCTCTGGTTGACTACCCTCATGTTGTTCGTGGGTGCCTGGCTCTCAGGCTATTTCATCCTGGCGACGAGTGCCTGGATGCAGCATCCGGTGGTCTACCGGGTCACCGCCGATGGTCGTGTGACTGTCGAACAGCTGTGGGATCTGCTCACGAATCCTTGGCTCGTCTGGCAGTTCTCACATAACATGACCGCGTCGGTGTTGACCGCCGCGTCGGTCATGGCGGCCGTCGGTGCGTTCTACCAGCTTGCGGGGCAGTATCTCGCTCACGCCAGGACCTATCTTCGAACCGCCGTCATCGCGGGGGCGTTGGCGTCGGTGCTCGTGATCACGCCGACCGGTCATGAGAGCGCGCGACAGGTCTTTGAATTTCAACCGATCAAGGGAGCCGCGTTTGAGGGACTGTTCCGCAGTGAGCGTGGGGCGGACATCGTGTTGCTCGGGCAACCCAATGTAGAGACGATGACGATCGATAATCCGTTGGTGCTTCCCTCGGCCCTGAGTGTGCTGTTGTATGCCGATTTGTATGCCAAGGTTCAGGGGTTGGATGCGTTTCCGCGACACGAGTGGCCGGGGCAGATTGCGCTGCTTTACTACGCATACCACATCATGGTCGGACTTGGGACCTGGTTGGTCGTGGTGATGGGGGCGGCTCTCTTCTGGTTGGGCCGTGGAAGGTTGTGGACGTCTCGGTGGCTGCTTTGGCTCCTATTGCGCACTGCGCCCGTTTCCTATGTCGCCACGACCGCCGGTTGGATGACGGCCGAATTGGGGCGCCAGCCTTGGCTGGTGTACGGTCTGTTTCGCACGGCGGAGGGACTCTCGCCTCTTGTGCAATCGGGCAATGCCCTCTTCACGTTGCTCAGCTTCCTTGGACTCTATCTCGGTTTGGGCTTGCTGTTCGTCATGTTATTCATTGAGTTGATCCGGCGTGGTCCGACGGGACCAATGCACGCCTCAGTACAAGCAGGAAGCTAG
- a CDS encoding hemerythrin domain-containing protein, which produces MLKEDHENVKRLFEEFEAADGQAQGAIAARAISELDIHAELEEKVIYPAIRNAIDDSDMMNEAVEEHHLVHVLIAELKKLKPKDEKFHAKFCVLTELVKHHIEEEEGEMLPEAERRDIDWEALEVAVAKRKDALIMKSAGKKKMRAKGTGKSSRRT; this is translated from the coding sequence ATGTTGAAGGAAGATCATGAGAACGTGAAGCGTCTGTTTGAAGAATTCGAAGCCGCCGATGGTCAGGCGCAAGGCGCGATCGCCGCGCGGGCGATTTCCGAGTTGGACATTCACGCCGAGCTTGAAGAGAAGGTGATCTATCCGGCGATCCGCAACGCTATTGATGACAGCGACATGATGAATGAAGCCGTGGAGGAGCACCATCTTGTGCATGTGCTGATCGCTGAGTTGAAGAAGCTCAAACCGAAGGACGAAAAGTTTCACGCCAAATTTTGTGTATTGACTGAGCTCGTGAAGCACCACATTGAGGAGGAAGAAGGTGAGATGCTGCCGGAGGCCGAACGCAGGGATATTGATTGGGAGGCGCTTGAGGTGGCGGTTGCGAAACGGAAGGACGCCCTGATCATGAAATCAGCGGGGAAAAAGAAGATGAGAGCGAAAGGCACCGGCAAGTCTTCACGACGGACATGA
- a CDS encoding DUF262 domain-containing protein: MSKWKSETISDVVLEINNDEFVLPVIQRRLVWTEDQIALLFDSAIKRNAFGGIMVLQERKNDKPLFESREFTSDGTPVKSTERSDHIERDRSFVIDGQQRLQAFFIGLKGTLEGKLLYIDLASDGLNADYDLRFTAQSAQLPKQSKDEDGLQRQKVWYSVPSLYERLRSANDADAVSREIIAHKNSEEKLNEQVETRIRKTISEFYQGIFIESAVGICKVDLLGEQAERNRRLRVVELFRRLNEGGTRLSAYDLIAARLKGFNYKMESFLDSQSKYSQIGLGQDELIRLLFILQDDSRREFSEVGEEDALFVIGNEERIVCVLKLVEQFLHATGLYEFFSGGRRSAIPLYFIAYHLYHQTADLTKLSEWFNRFDTKSNSTNTSGLYRWIHYSLLNGAFKSRGAGWIAYRTGVARILEAIQGTKGKPFPTDAIFKVYKEYPLTFFKDGGLDADDLDRLDQDFVLYLMYKKARQIRVNDVDHIHPRSRLMGKMETLGVQQHDIDTVRNYQLLDSATNRGEKQAKPFKQWLLSVEDPKLYVTRHLIPVEHEGLDLLDEKNFSFFLKERSGLILKSIQAEF; encoded by the coding sequence ATGTCCAAGTGGAAAAGTGAGACGATTTCTGACGTTGTTTTGGAAATAAATAACGATGAATTTGTGTTGCCAGTCATACAACGTCGCCTTGTTTGGACTGAAGACCAAATTGCACTTCTATTCGACTCCGCTATAAAGAGGAATGCATTTGGGGGAATTATGGTGCTTCAAGAGCGTAAAAATGACAAACCACTTTTTGAAAGTCGAGAATTCACTTCCGACGGGACTCCGGTCAAATCAACGGAGCGCTCAGATCACATCGAGAGGGATCGCTCTTTCGTCATTGACGGCCAACAGCGTCTTCAAGCTTTTTTCATCGGCTTGAAGGGGACCTTAGAGGGAAAGCTTCTGTATATAGATTTGGCGAGCGACGGTCTTAACGCCGATTATGATCTCCGGTTCACTGCGCAATCAGCCCAGTTACCAAAGCAATCCAAGGATGAGGATGGTCTTCAGCGTCAGAAGGTTTGGTATTCAGTGCCATCTTTGTATGAGAGGTTACGGAGCGCGAATGATGCTGATGCCGTTTCGAGAGAAATAATCGCCCATAAAAATTCGGAAGAAAAACTCAATGAGCAGGTGGAAACAAGGATTCGCAAGACCATTTCTGAATTTTACCAGGGAATCTTTATTGAAAGCGCTGTTGGAATTTGCAAGGTCGACTTATTGGGAGAGCAAGCAGAAAGAAACCGTCGTCTTCGAGTGGTTGAATTATTTAGGAGGTTGAATGAGGGTGGAACGAGGTTAAGCGCGTACGATCTTATTGCTGCCAGGCTAAAAGGATTCAATTATAAGATGGAGTCATTCCTGGATAGCCAATCAAAATATTCCCAGATTGGCTTGGGTCAGGATGAGTTAATTCGGCTGCTATTCATTCTACAGGACGATTCAAGGAGAGAGTTCTCCGAGGTCGGTGAAGAGGATGCGCTATTTGTTATAGGCAACGAAGAGCGTATCGTGTGCGTCCTGAAGTTGGTGGAGCAGTTCTTACATGCGACTGGACTATATGAATTCTTCTCCGGGGGACGTAGATCTGCTATTCCACTTTATTTCATTGCGTACCATCTCTATCACCAGACGGCTGACCTAACGAAGCTTAGTGAATGGTTTAATCGATTCGACACAAAATCTAATTCTACGAACACTTCCGGTTTATATCGTTGGATTCATTATTCCCTTCTTAACGGTGCCTTTAAGAGTAGGGGGGCTGGTTGGATAGCTTATAGAACCGGTGTGGCGAGAATTCTGGAAGCCATCCAAGGCACAAAGGGAAAACCATTTCCTACTGATGCAATATTCAAAGTGTACAAAGAATACCCCCTTACTTTCTTTAAAGATGGTGGACTTGATGCTGACGATCTCGATCGATTGGACCAGGATTTCGTCCTATACCTCATGTACAAAAAGGCACGTCAAATACGAGTAAATGATGTAGACCATATACATCCACGAAGTAGGCTAATGGGGAAAATGGAAACTCTTGGAGTTCAGCAGCATGACATTGATACGGTTCGTAATTATCAACTTCTTGATTCAGCTACTAATCGGGGAGAGAAACAGGCAAAACCATTTAAGCAATGGCTACTGAGCGTGGAGGATCCTAAGTTATACGTTACGCGGCACTTGATTCCAGTGGAACACGAGGGTCTAGACCTTCTTGATGAGAAGAATTTTTCCTTCTTTTTGAAGGAAAGATCAGGATTGATTTTGAAAAGTATCCAAGCAGAGTTCTAG
- a CDS encoding helix-turn-helix transcriptional regulator, whose product MKDVRSHAPPKKGRPSKAYSQAERLARILRALASRAMTVKDMSQEFGITRRQVYRDLDQIHEQGHPLEQSEGEGQKTWQLPLGYKGIPPITVSPYELMAIYCAKSHLDYLRGTPFTDDLDRLIAKVEAGLSYKVLNHLARIHQVFLPRVGPLRDYAGKKTVINQLQKALLLQRTIVLIHARPDHDESVEHRVDPYRLVLHQSGLYVVGYSHRAKALRMFAVERMASAKVLEECFRLPDEVDLDAMYGKVFGLIDEPAQRIRVQFTSNVAYLVKERRWHPSQTVDILEDGSVVVNFLTGGMDEVASWVLSWAEDAKVLEPQALIEVVKARLARARKNYC is encoded by the coding sequence ATGAAAGACGTGCGAAGCCACGCACCACCCAAAAAAGGTCGGCCCTCCAAAGCTTACAGTCAGGCTGAACGGCTCGCCCGTATATTACGAGCGCTTGCAAGTCGAGCTATGACGGTCAAAGATATGTCGCAAGAGTTTGGTATTACCAGACGGCAGGTGTACCGGGATCTTGATCAAATTCACGAGCAAGGACACCCACTCGAACAGTCAGAGGGGGAAGGGCAAAAGACTTGGCAGCTACCGCTGGGATATAAAGGGATTCCGCCCATTACTGTCTCTCCCTATGAACTCATGGCGATCTATTGTGCGAAAAGCCATCTGGATTATCTCCGAGGCACCCCGTTTACGGATGATCTTGACCGACTCATTGCAAAAGTAGAAGCGGGTTTGTCGTACAAAGTTCTCAATCACCTGGCGCGTATCCACCAAGTGTTTTTACCGCGAGTAGGACCGTTACGGGACTATGCTGGAAAGAAGACGGTCATTAACCAATTGCAAAAGGCTTTGCTCCTTCAGCGTACAATCGTATTGATTCACGCGAGACCAGATCACGACGAGTCCGTAGAGCATCGTGTCGATCCCTATCGTCTAGTGCTTCACCAGTCGGGGCTGTACGTGGTTGGCTATTCGCATCGAGCGAAGGCTCTTCGTATGTTTGCAGTGGAACGGATGGCGTCGGCTAAAGTTCTTGAAGAGTGCTTCCGTCTGCCCGACGAGGTCGACCTTGATGCCATGTATGGAAAGGTATTCGGGTTAATTGATGAGCCGGCTCAGCGCATCCGTGTTCAGTTCACTTCGAATGTTGCCTATTTGGTAAAGGAACGTCGTTGGCATCCTAGTCAAACGGTGGACATCCTTGAGGATGGCTCTGTCGTGGTGAACTTTCTCACAGGAGGTATGGATGAAGTGGCCTCTTGGGTTCTCTCTTGGGCGGAAGATGCTAAAGTTCTGGAACCTCAAGCACTGATTGAGGTCGTGAAGGCGCGTCTTGCGCGGGCACGGAAGAATTACTGCTAA
- a CDS encoding ATP-binding protein has protein sequence MRETLLENEQAQAFLLAHPYQKGWKVYRYTEAIAAQLFLCFLPDYLRDHCPQAISRRELIRHLSDDELFDAPFVAHATPAGNPWDVKLDLNGSGWRGLLEFEWADFPIHILASSLSARYSWTDVFTVATQSNRALRSLHQSLAHYARNVRMKGRPGRITVINGDDVDVRSAPWDDLLLPPGMVEDIRTSVEGFFRSEQTYQQLGLPHRRGFLFTGPPGCGKTATIRALTTHTSATFVTVDGRYDVEDYHVERALNLANQQSPAVVILEDLDKLISSNRISLAHLLNLLDGLREFKGVLVIATSNEPQKLDPALLHRPSRFDRIWRFPLPRYEQRLELLVKVARGQFSMAAVQEVARQSEGFSMAYVQEIVVNALLRSVDRGGQTDDDALTTSLATMEAQRKSAAKSDDVAARESVGFACSG, from the coding sequence ATGCGCGAGACTTTATTGGAGAATGAACAGGCACAGGCATTTCTGTTAGCCCACCCTTATCAGAAGGGGTGGAAAGTCTATCGGTATACAGAAGCGATCGCCGCACAACTATTCTTGTGTTTTCTTCCAGACTACTTAAGGGATCACTGCCCACAAGCTATTAGTCGCCGAGAATTAATCCGGCACCTATCGGATGATGAGCTGTTTGACGCTCCTTTTGTGGCGCATGCAACGCCGGCGGGGAATCCCTGGGATGTGAAATTAGATCTCAATGGAAGCGGTTGGAGGGGTTTGCTGGAATTCGAATGGGCAGACTTTCCCATCCATATTCTCGCAAGCTCGCTGTCGGCAAGGTATTCATGGACCGATGTATTTACCGTCGCCACCCAGTCGAATCGGGCCTTACGAAGCCTCCATCAGTCCTTAGCCCACTATGCGCGTAACGTCAGAATGAAAGGAAGGCCTGGACGAATCACGGTAATCAATGGCGATGACGTGGACGTGAGATCGGCCCCCTGGGACGACCTACTGCTACCACCCGGCATGGTGGAGGATATTCGGACGAGTGTCGAAGGTTTCTTTAGGAGTGAGCAGACCTATCAACAACTCGGCCTTCCCCATCGGCGTGGATTCCTCTTTACCGGACCTCCGGGATGCGGCAAGACCGCCACTATCAGAGCACTGACCACACATACCTCGGCCACTTTCGTGACCGTAGACGGACGGTATGATGTCGAAGATTACCATGTCGAACGGGCTTTGAATCTTGCTAATCAACAGTCACCGGCAGTGGTGATACTAGAAGACCTAGACAAACTCATTAGCTCGAATCGCATCTCTTTGGCTCATCTGCTGAATCTTTTGGATGGACTAAGAGAATTTAAAGGGGTTTTAGTGATCGCCACCTCGAACGAGCCTCAGAAATTAGATCCGGCGCTGCTGCACCGGCCTAGTCGGTTTGACCGAATTTGGAGATTTCCATTGCCCCGATACGAGCAGCGCTTGGAATTGTTGGTGAAAGTGGCCAGAGGGCAGTTCTCGATGGCAGCCGTCCAAGAGGTCGCGAGACAATCGGAGGGGTTTTCGATGGCGTATGTTCAAGAAATCGTAGTGAATGCCTTGCTGCGCTCCGTCGACCGGGGAGGCCAAACGGATGACGATGCTCTAACGACGAGTCTAGCGACAATGGAAGCTCAGCGTAAATCGGCGGCCAAGTCTGACGATGTGGCGGCACGCGAGAGCGTCGGTTTCGCTTGCAGCGGATAA